One stretch of Prinia subflava isolate CZ2003 ecotype Zambia chromosome 19, Cam_Psub_1.2, whole genome shotgun sequence DNA includes these proteins:
- the KMT5A gene encoding N-lysine methyltransferase KMT5A translates to MAPCANQRPERDDWQEIKPMELPRVTRRRPAERLAAAGTPRGQSGPPGAGAPGRGAAAAAAAAMAGGKNMPKTRAGGVEKASPESAERKGSGRPRAGGENVFIGQSKIYGYLNPSKAPGARPPLQEENSVMYHEVKCQGKTLKETYRKGAGKKNSGKAVEGAVKPEDQKEKEGGCNPSVPSSDQNQETVETQRTPLPADCAEEANAKPAQKKMVKAKRGPRKKTQGRTPNRKVTDYYPVRRSSRKSKSELETEERRKIDELITSGKEEGMKIDYIDGKGRGVIATKHFNRGEFVVEYHGDLIEITDAKKREAVYAQDPSTGCYMYYFQYLSKTYCVDATKETNRLGRLINHSKCGNCQTKLHDIDGVPHLILIASRDIKAGEELLYDYGDRSKASIEAHPWLKH, encoded by the exons ATGGCCCCTTGCGCCAATCAGAGGCCTGAGCGCGATGATTGGCAGGAGATTAAGCCAATGGAGTTGCCAAGGGTAACGCGGCGGCGCCCTGCGGAGCGGTTGGCAGCGGCGGGGACTCCGCGGGGACAGTCGGGGCCGCCCGGCGCGGGGGCTCCGGGTCGtggggccgccgccgccgccgccgccgccatggccGGAG GGAAGAACATGCCCAAGACCAGGGCGGGCGGCGTGGAGAAGGCAAGCCCCGAGAGCGCCGAGAGGAAGGGCTCTGGCCGCCCCCGGGCCGGCGGG GAGAATGTGTTTATTGGTCAATCCAAAATCTACGGCTACCTGAATCCCAGCAAAGCTCCTGGTGCTCGCCCCCCGCTTCAAGAAGAAAACTCTGTCATGTATCACGAGGTGAAATGTCAGGGCAAAACACTAAAGGAAACCTACAGGAAAGGAGCTG gaaaaaagaatagtGGCAAAGCAGTAGAAGGTGCTGTGAAACCAGAAGaccagaaggagaaggaaggtgGGTGCAATCCTTCGGTGCCCTCCTCTGATCAAAACCAGGAAACTGTGGAAACCCAGAGGACTCCCCTGCCTGCAGACTGTGCTGAGGAGGCCAATGCAAAGCCAGCTCAGAAGAAGATGGTTAAAGCAAAACGGGGACCAAGGAAAAA AACACAAGGAAGAACACCAAACCGAAAAGTGACAGATTATTACCCAGTTAGAAGAAGTTCCAGGAAGAGCAAATCTGAATTAGAG ActgaggaaaggaggaaaatagaTGAGCTGATTACAAGTGGGAAAGAAGAAGGAATGAAG ATTGATTACATTGATGGCAAAGGGAGAGGAGTAATTGCTACTAAACATTTTAATCGAGGAGAATTTGTGGTTGAATATCATGGGGATCTCATCGAGATCACAGATGCCAAGAAACGAGAGGCTGTGTATGCTCAAGACCCGTCCACAGGCTGCTACATGTACTATTTCCAGTACCTCAGCAAAACCTACTG TGTCGATGCTACGAAAGAAACGAATCGTCTGGGAAGGCTCATCAATCACAGCAAGTGTGGCAACTGCCAGACCAAGCTGCACGACATCGATGGTGTGCCTCATCTCATCCTCATAGCTTCCAGGGACATTAAGGCAGGTGAAGAACTCTTGTACGACTATGGAGACAGAAGCAAAGCTTCCATTGAAGCTCACCCGTGGCTGAAACACTAA